In Candidatus Methanosphaera massiliense, the following are encoded in one genomic region:
- a CDS encoding dihydroorotase, which translates to MGNLILKNCKTIDNNTINIIIENGKIKEIKKTILPSDTATDKTIDIKDKIVIPGLIDPHVHFRDPGLTHKETWKTGSQAAAHGGYTTVIDMPNTIPKTDTLKNFQEKKEIAQKSIVDFGLQAGVKTEQDVLEINKEKPASYKIFMDLHTNEQLDKMFSYVGKTDKPLCLHCEDKTLVDYNIKRLKEDPENKEKIITYSYARSPLTELIAVNRAIELGKKYNLQLHLCHISTRQTLELIHEAREKLNITIEATPHHLFLENNVYETYGVKAKTNPPLRDSNYNITISNLNEFDSIGTDHAPHTIEEKEKDTWSSAAGIPGLETSMKLLLTEVNNNNLTLHDIVRLMCNNPAKIFKIPNKGKIEKEYDADITVIDMKETGKISTENTYTKGKYTPFENRPYHGSNIMTINRGTVICENDEVYEHNGKYIY; encoded by the coding sequence ATGGGAAATCTCATATTAAAAAATTGTAAAACAATAGACAATAACACCATAAATATCATTATAGAAAATGGAAAAATAAAAGAAATAAAAAAAACAATACTACCTTCTGACACAGCCACAGACAAAACAATTGACATAAAAGATAAAATAGTAATACCTGGTCTAATAGATCCCCATGTACACTTCCGTGACCCCGGATTAACACACAAGGAAACATGGAAAACAGGCAGTCAGGCAGCAGCACATGGAGGATACACCACCGTAATAGACATGCCAAACACAATACCGAAAACAGACACCCTAAAAAACTTCCAAGAAAAAAAGGAAATAGCACAAAAATCAATAGTTGACTTTGGTCTACAGGCAGGTGTTAAAACTGAGCAAGATGTGCTAGAAATAAACAAAGAAAAACCAGCATCATATAAAATATTCATGGATTTACATACAAATGAACAACTAGATAAAATGTTTAGTTATGTAGGAAAAACCGATAAACCATTATGCTTACATTGTGAGGATAAAACACTAGTAGACTATAATATAAAACGACTAAAAGAAGACCCGGAAAATAAAGAAAAAATAATAACATATAGTTATGCAAGAAGTCCACTAACAGAACTAATAGCAGTAAACAGAGCAATAGAATTAGGAAAAAAATATAACCTGCAATTACATCTATGTCACATAAGCACAAGACAAACACTTGAATTAATACATGAAGCACGAGAAAAACTAAACATAACCATAGAAGCAACACCGCATCATCTATTCCTAGAAAATAATGTATATGAAACATATGGAGTAAAAGCAAAAACAAATCCACCTCTAAGAGATAGTAATTATAATATTACTATATCCAACCTAAATGAATTTGATAGTATAGGAACAGACCACGCACCACACACAATAGAAGAAAAAGAAAAAGACACATGGAGTAGTGCTGCAGGAATACCCGGACTAGAAACATCAATGAAACTACTGCTAACAGAAGTTAATAACAATAATTTAACTCTTCACGATATAGTTAGATTAATGTGTAACAATCCAGCAAAAATATTCAAAATACCAAATAAAGGAAAAATAGAAAAAGAATATGATGCCGATATCACAGTAATAGATATGAAAGAAACTGGAAAAATTAGCACAGAAAACACATATACTAAAGGGAAATACACACCATTTGAAAATAGACCATACCATGGAAGTAACATCATGACCATTAACAGAGGAACAGTAATCTGTGAAAATGATGAAGTCTATGAACACAATGGAAAATATATATACTAA
- the ppsA gene encoding phosphoenolpyruvate synthase, translated as MNYVEFFKEIGKDDIPIAGGKGANLGELTNAGIPVPPGFVITAETYLKFITKTGIVDKINEMLDGLDFNNTTELNRVADNIKELITTTEIPEDIQRVIIEAYNALCMQVDIEDVVVAVRSSATAEDLPDASFAGQQDTYLNISGIDDVLYNVRKCWASLFEARAIFYRAENDFDHSKVLIAVVIQQMVNSEKSGVMFTVDPSTGAEEMLIEGAWGLGEGVVSGTVTPDTCRFDKINDEVKSYKINTKKTMFTKNQETGETVQIDVPEDKKDARVLTDSDLEQLTQLGRRIQKHYGAPMDTEWGIENNKVYMLQARPITTLGNITEEKSSSSYDEEEREIIVRGLGASPGMISGTVKIIKDLDELDKIVDGDILVTTMTTPDMVPAMKRANGIVTDEGGVTCHAAIISRELGIPCVSGTGEATSVLKDNQVVTIDGKKGLVFEGEFKEESESTTTQATQAVSAEPLLTVTDVKVNVSMADAAKRAYATGADGVGLLRTEHMMLETGTVPYKFIDEGREDELVDVLVKGILKVADVFYPKTVWYRTLDAPTDEFKTLEGGENEPDEANPMLGWRGIRRELDQPDILKAEFKAIKKLHNQGYTNIGVMLPLLHKPEELRQAKEIARSVGLEPHKDVDFGMMVETPAAAIIIEDFIEEGLDFISFGTNDLTQYTLALDRNNELVAKHYTEAHPAVIKLITSVIKKCKAAGVTTSICGQAGSKPEIVEKLVEAGIDSISANTDAVPTIRRIVAKVEKRIMLDAAKKVLNDN; from the coding sequence ATGAATTACGTTGAATTTTTTAAAGAGATAGGTAAAGATGATATACCTATTGCTGGAGGTAAGGGAGCAAACCTTGGAGAATTAACAAATGCAGGAATTCCTGTACCTCCAGGATTTGTAATCACAGCAGAAACCTATCTTAAATTCATAACAAAGACAGGTATTGTTGATAAAATTAATGAAATGTTAGATGGACTTGACTTTAATAATACAACAGAATTAAATAGAGTAGCAGACAACATCAAAGAATTAATTACAACAACTGAAATACCTGAAGATATACAACGTGTAATTATTGAAGCATATAATGCATTATGTATGCAGGTAGATATCGAAGACGTAGTTGTAGCTGTAAGATCATCTGCTACAGCAGAAGACTTACCAGATGCTTCATTTGCAGGACAACAAGATACATACCTAAACATTTCTGGAATAGATGATGTATTATATAATGTAAGAAAATGTTGGGCATCATTATTTGAAGCAAGAGCAATTTTCTACAGAGCAGAAAATGATTTTGATCATTCAAAAGTACTAATTGCTGTAGTAATACAACAAATGGTAAACTCTGAAAAATCAGGAGTAATGTTCACAGTTGATCCATCAACAGGAGCAGAAGAAATGCTCATAGAAGGAGCATGGGGACTTGGAGAAGGTGTAGTATCAGGTACAGTAACACCAGATACATGCCGTTTTGATAAAATAAATGATGAAGTAAAATCATACAAAATAAACACTAAGAAAACCATGTTCACCAAAAATCAGGAAACTGGTGAAACAGTACAAATTGATGTTCCTGAAGATAAAAAAGATGCAAGAGTATTAACAGATAGTGATCTTGAACAACTAACACAGCTTGGTAGAAGAATACAGAAACATTACGGTGCTCCTATGGATACTGAATGGGGTATCGAAAATAATAAAGTATACATGTTACAAGCAAGACCAATCACAACATTAGGCAATATCACTGAAGAAAAAAGTTCCTCATCATATGATGAAGAAGAAAGAGAGATTATTGTAAGAGGTCTTGGTGCAAGTCCAGGTATGATTTCTGGTACAGTAAAAATTATCAAAGACTTAGATGAACTTGATAAAATAGTAGATGGAGATATACTAGTAACAACAATGACAACACCTGATATGGTACCAGCAATGAAAAGAGCTAACGGTATTGTAACTGATGAAGGTGGAGTAACCTGTCACGCAGCAATTATTTCAAGAGAATTAGGAATACCATGTGTATCAGGTACTGGTGAAGCAACTTCTGTACTTAAAGATAATCAAGTAGTTACAATTGATGGTAAAAAAGGATTAGTATTTGAAGGAGAATTCAAAGAAGAATCTGAATCAACAACTACCCAAGCAACACAGGCAGTATCAGCAGAACCATTATTAACAGTAACTGATGTTAAAGTAAATGTTAGTATGGCTGATGCAGCAAAAAGAGCATATGCTACTGGAGCAGATGGAGTAGGATTACTAAGAACAGAGCATATGATGCTAGAAACAGGTACAGTACCATATAAATTCATCGATGAAGGTAGAGAAGATGAATTAGTAGACGTACTAGTTAAAGGAATACTCAAAGTAGCAGATGTATTCTATCCAAAAACAGTATGGTACAGAACACTTGATGCACCTACTGATGAATTCAAAACATTAGAAGGTGGAGAAAATGAACCTGACGAAGCAAACCCAATGCTTGGTTGGAGAGGAATCAGAAGAGAATTAGATCAGCCAGATATTCTCAAAGCTGAATTCAAAGCAATCAAAAAACTCCATAATCAAGGATACACTAACATAGGCGTAATGCTACCATTACTACATAAACCAGAAGAACTACGTCAAGCAAAAGAAATTGCAAGATCTGTCGGTTTAGAACCACATAAAGATGTAGACTTTGGTATGATGGTAGAAACACCAGCAGCAGCAATAATCATAGAAGACTTCATAGAAGAAGGACTTGACTTTATAAGTTTCGGTACAAATGATTTAACTCAATACACTCTAGCATTAGATAGAAACAATGAGTTAGTTGCTAAACATTACACCGAAGCACATCCTGCAGTAATAAAATTAATTACAAGTGTAATTAAAAAATGTAAAGCAGCAGGAGTAACTACAAGTATCTGTGGACAAGCAGGTAGTAAACCTGAAATTGTTGAGAAATTAGTAGAAGCTGGAATTGATAGTATTTCAGCAAATACAGATGCAGTTCCTACTATCAGAAGAATAGTTGCTAAAGTAGAGAAAAGAATCATGCTTGACGCAGCTAAAAAAGTTTTAAATGATAATTAA
- the mcrA gene encoding coenzyme-B sulfoethylthiotransferase subunit alpha, which produces MDNEKKLFLKALQEKFDEDPKDEKTKYYCYGGWEQSARKREFNEEAKKAMEARGGLPFYNPDIGVPLGQRKLMAYQVSGTDTYVEGDDLHFCNNSAIQQLVDDIKRTVIVGMDTAHGVLEQRLGVEVTPETINEYLETINHALPGGAVVQEHMVEVDPGLVVDSYAKIFTGDDDLLDQLDQRFVIDINKEFPEEQAEMLKKYIGKKTYQVSRVPTLVVRACDGGTTSRWSAMQIGMSFISAYKLCAGEAAIADFSYAAKHADVISMATAMPSRRARGPNEPGGVTFGAFSDMVQTSRVSDDPAEVTLEVIGGAAPLYDQVWLGSYMSGGVGFTQYATAAYTDEILDDFIYYGKDYVDNKYGLCQAEANSDVVRDIASEVTLYGLEQYEIPAALEDHFGGSQRAAVLAAGAGCSVAFATANSNAGVNGWYLSQLLHKEGHSRLGFYGYDLQDQCGSSNSLSIRSDEGLIHELRGPNYPNYAMNVGHQPEYAGIAEAPHAARGDAFALNPLIKVAFADKNLLFDWTHPRKCIAKGAVREFMPSGERDLINPAL; this is translated from the coding sequence ATGGATAATGAGAAAAAATTATTCTTAAAGGCTTTACAAGAAAAATTTGATGAAGACCCTAAAGATGAAAAAACTAAATATTACTGCTACGGTGGATGGGAACAATCCGCAAGAAAAAGAGAATTTAATGAAGAAGCTAAAAAAGCTATGGAAGCTCGTGGAGGACTACCATTTTACAACCCAGACATTGGTGTACCTCTCGGACAGAGAAAATTAATGGCATACCAAGTATCTGGTACAGACACATACGTAGAAGGAGACGACCTTCACTTCTGTAACAACTCAGCTATTCAACAATTAGTAGACGATATTAAAAGAACTGTAATTGTTGGTATGGATACAGCTCACGGTGTACTAGAACAAAGGTTAGGTGTAGAAGTAACTCCTGAAACAATCAACGAATACTTAGAAACAATCAACCACGCACTCCCTGGAGGAGCAGTTGTACAAGAACACATGGTAGAAGTTGACCCTGGATTAGTAGTAGATTCCTACGCAAAAATCTTCACCGGTGACGATGATTTATTAGATCAATTAGACCAAAGATTTGTTATAGACATCAACAAAGAGTTCCCTGAAGAACAAGCAGAAATGCTCAAAAAATACATAGGTAAGAAAACTTACCAAGTAAGTAGAGTACCTACATTAGTAGTACGTGCTTGTGACGGAGGTACAACCTCAAGATGGTCTGCTATGCAAATCGGTATGAGTTTCATTTCTGCATACAAATTATGTGCAGGAGAAGCAGCTATTGCTGATTTCTCATACGCAGCAAAACACGCAGACGTAATCTCAATGGCTACCGCAATGCCTTCAAGAAGAGCAAGAGGACCAAACGAACCAGGAGGAGTAACCTTCGGTGCATTCTCTGATATGGTACAAACCAGCAGAGTATCTGATGACCCTGCAGAAGTAACATTAGAAGTTATTGGTGGAGCAGCACCATTATACGACCAAGTATGGTTAGGTTCATACATGTCTGGTGGTGTAGGATTCACACAATATGCTACTGCAGCATACACAGATGAAATCTTAGACGACTTCATATACTACGGTAAAGACTACGTAGACAACAAATACGGATTATGTCAAGCTGAAGCTAATTCCGATGTTGTAAGAGACATCGCTAGTGAAGTAACATTATACGGATTAGAACAATACGAAATCCCTGCAGCATTAGAAGACCACTTCGGTGGATCACAGAGAGCAGCAGTTCTCGCAGCAGGTGCAGGTTGTTCAGTAGCATTCGCAACTGCTAACTCTAACGCAGGTGTAAACGGATGGTACTTAAGTCAATTATTACATAAAGAAGGACACAGCAGATTAGGATTCTACGGTTACGACTTACAAGATCAATGTGGATCATCCAACTCACTCTCCATAAGAAGTGACGAAGGACTTATTCACGAATTAAGAGGTCCTAACTACCCTAACTACGCAATGAACGTAGGTCACCAACCTGAATACGCAGGTATTGCTGAAGCTCCACACGCAGCTAGAGGAGACGCATTTGCACTTAACCCTCTCATAAAAGTTGCATTTGCAGATAAAAACTTACTCTTCGACTGGACTCACCCAAGAAAATGCATTGCTAAAGGTGCAGTAAGAGAGTTCATGCCTAGTGGAGAACGTGACTTAATCAACCCTGCTTTATAA
- the rplJ gene encoding 50S ribosomal protein L16, with protein sequence MVRPYTRKDYIRKIPASKIVQYDMGNLSEDYPLQVTLAVKEHTHLSHSSLEAARVAANRYLQRTTGKMGYRLKIRTYPHHIVRENPMATGAGADRVQSGMRGAFGKAIGSEALVRANQKIITAYVNVKDFENAKVALNRAAMKLPVTCKIVIDKGHDLVQY encoded by the coding sequence ATGGTTAGACCATACACAAGAAAAGATTATATTAGAAAAATCCCAGCATCAAAAATTGTACAGTATGACATGGGAAATTTATCAGAAGACTACCCATTACAAGTAACATTAGCAGTTAAAGAACACACACATTTATCACACAGTTCCTTAGAAGCTGCTAGGGTAGCTGCAAACAGATACTTACAAAGAACAACCGGTAAAATGGGTTACAGATTAAAAATAAGAACATACCCTCACCACATAGTAAGAGAAAACCCTATGGCAACTGGAGCAGGAGCCGACAGGGTTCAGAGTGGAATGAGAGGAGCATTTGGTAAAGCTATAGGTTCAGAAGCTTTAGTACGTGCAAACCAAAAAATTATTACAGCATACGTAAATGTTAAAGACTTTGAAAATGCAAAAGTAGCACTTAACAGAGCTGCAATGAAATTACCAGTAACTTGTAAAATTGTTATAGACAAAGGACATGACCTTGTACAATACTAA
- a CDS encoding KEOPS complex subunit Pcc1 produces MTFTYTDNKYAEIAYKSLYPDNEGFVESEVIDNKLVCYFENENITTVLNTIEDLIQCEKMIEMTSEIV; encoded by the coding sequence ATGACTTTTACATATACGGATAATAAATATGCAGAAATTGCTTATAAATCATTATACCCTGATAATGAGGGTTTTGTTGAATCTGAGGTTATAGATAATAAATTAGTATGTTATTTTGAAAATGAGAATATAACAACTGTATTAAATACTATTGAGGATCTGATTCAATGTGAAAAGATGATTGAAATGACCTCAGAAATTGTTTAA
- the mcrG gene encoding coenzyme-B sulfoethylthiotransferase subunit gamma, with product MAYDVQFYPGESVIAENRKKHMNPDYELKKLRNIADDDIVKLLSHRNPGEGYKTVHPPLDEMDFEEDAMKDFVEPIDGAKKGIRIRYIQFADSMYNAPAQPYDRARSYLRRFRGVDTGTLSGRQVVEMRESDLEETSKILLESEFFDAAKTGLRGATVHGHSLRLDENGLMFDALQRYVYDEETGHVIYVKDQVGVELDEPVDVGEPLPEDELKKITTIYRYDNVSLRDDPEVIKVVEEIHFARTEGGYGLDVFNKDLQSKLGGN from the coding sequence ATGGCATATGACGTACAATTTTATCCTGGAGAAAGTGTTATTGCAGAAAACCGTAAGAAACACATGAATCCAGATTACGAACTTAAAAAACTAAGAAATATTGCAGATGACGATATAGTAAAACTCTTAAGTCACAGAAACCCAGGAGAAGGTTACAAAACAGTACACCCACCTCTTGATGAAATGGACTTTGAAGAAGACGCTATGAAAGACTTCGTAGAACCAATCGACGGAGCAAAAAAAGGAATCCGTATAAGATACATACAATTCGCAGATTCAATGTATAATGCACCTGCTCAACCATACGACAGAGCAAGATCATACTTAAGAAGATTCAGAGGAGTAGATACAGGTACACTTTCAGGAAGACAAGTAGTTGAAATGAGAGAATCTGACTTAGAAGAAACCTCCAAAATATTACTAGAATCCGAATTCTTCGATGCAGCAAAAACAGGTTTAAGAGGAGCAACAGTACACGGACACTCCCTAAGACTTGACGAAAACGGATTAATGTTCGACGCATTACAAAGATACGTATATGATGAAGAAACTGGCCACGTAATATACGTAAAAGATCAAGTAGGAGTAGAACTTGACGAACCTGTAGACGTTGGAGAACCATTACCAGAAGACGAACTTAAGAAGATCACAACCATATACAGATACGACAACGTAAGTCTAAGAGACGACCCAGAAGTTATCAAAGTTGTTGAAGAAATACACTTCGCAAGAACTGAAGGTGGATATGGTTTAGATGTATTCAATAAAGATTTACAAAGTAAATTAGGTGGTAACTAA
- a CDS encoding peptidylprolyl isomerase: protein MPIDDKDFVKLNYTGRVKETGDVFDTTYEDVAEEAGIKNDQKDYHPMVLAVGSSQLIPKLHDEIKGLEVGDKKTVEIPCEDAFGKRDPSLIKLIPMREFKRQNIKPFVGMPLTLEGNPGVVRTISGGRVRVDFNHELAGKDIVYDLEIVDTIQDDAEKIKGLIEVYYGNPNLDVEKTEIEIEDGVAKITLDKLSGFEQRTVQEVTLSKFRVARETYENIEGIEKVQFIDEFEKPEPEEETEEEADSEEVAPEVLPDDEE, encoded by the coding sequence ATGCCAATAGATGATAAAGATTTTGTAAAACTAAATTACACTGGAAGAGTTAAAGAAACTGGAGATGTATTTGATACTACATACGAAGATGTAGCTGAAGAAGCAGGCATCAAAAACGATCAAAAAGATTACCATCCAATGGTTTTAGCTGTAGGATCATCACAATTAATACCAAAATTACATGATGAGATTAAAGGCTTAGAAGTAGGAGACAAAAAAACAGTAGAAATACCATGTGAAGATGCATTTGGTAAAAGAGACCCTAGTTTAATAAAATTAATTCCAATGAGAGAATTCAAAAGACAAAACATAAAACCTTTCGTTGGCATGCCATTAACATTAGAAGGAAATCCTGGTGTAGTAAGAACAATCAGTGGTGGAAGAGTAAGAGTAGACTTCAACCATGAATTAGCAGGTAAAGACATAGTATACGATTTAGAAATTGTAGACACAATCCAAGATGACGCAGAAAAAATCAAAGGATTAATAGAAGTATACTACGGAAACCCTAACTTAGATGTTGAAAAAACAGAAATCGAAATAGAAGATGGTGTTGCTAAAATTACACTAGACAAATTATCCGGATTTGAACAGAGAACTGTACAAGAAGTAACATTATCCAAATTCAGAGTAGCTAGAGAAACATACGAAAACATTGAAGGAATAGAAAAAGTTCAATTCATCGATGAATTCGAAAAACCAGAACCAGAAGAAGAAACTGAAGAAGAAGCTGATTCTGAAGAAGTAGCACCTGAAGTATTACCAGATGATGAAGAATAA
- a CDS encoding nucleotidyltransferase family protein gives MGIESFVENNLCRDRKQFYKDLDSNGLKIMGNKNITPMIADFTEYSPLHNGHLFCMNEAKRLHPECLFVAIIPGLFERNGRGLPYILTRQKRAELAIKVGADIAVEGPPMGIMGSGQYSLCLSLMFKALNADYIPRGYISNDPKFKIILNYINNGKGVAPKPYKIISMEDKKVLLEGKLSNDDYVIVSLAKSLTKLNFDFKNKFIFIPRLENVSGTKIREMVSKNEFNKLDDMLPIETINMLEKEIEANHAPLHDVRATKTLLDNVNNLSRDELSNLALMDDSTVSNILDNRPFDNIDEILNNITYGFSSHKKQRILSVLEAGIFKDEIHKYINNYPQKIRILGYKNKDILNQFKNNINNNLIGDNGKICQ, from the coding sequence ATGGGTATTGAATCATTTGTTGAGAATAATTTATGTAGGGATAGAAAGCAGTTTTATAAGGATCTGGATTCTAATGGTCTGAAAATTATGGGTAATAAAAATATTACTCCTATGATTGCTGATTTTACTGAGTATTCTCCTTTACATAATGGACATTTATTTTGTATGAATGAAGCTAAACGTTTACATCCTGAATGTTTATTTGTAGCAATTATCCCAGGATTGTTTGAACGTAATGGTAGAGGATTACCTTATATATTAACTAGACAAAAAAGAGCTGAACTTGCAATTAAGGTAGGTGCAGATATTGCTGTAGAAGGTCCACCTATGGGTATCATGGGTTCTGGCCAATATTCCTTATGTTTATCTTTAATGTTTAAGGCACTGAATGCCGATTATATTCCAAGAGGATATATTAGTAATGACCCTAAATTTAAAATAATACTTAATTATATAAATAATGGTAAGGGCGTAGCACCAAAACCATATAAAATTATTTCTATGGAAGATAAAAAGGTGTTACTTGAAGGGAAATTAAGCAATGATGATTATGTTATTGTGTCCCTTGCTAAATCATTGACAAAACTAAATTTTGATTTTAAGAATAAATTTATTTTCATTCCAAGACTAGAAAATGTTAGTGGTACTAAGATAAGAGAAATGGTATCAAAAAATGAATTCAATAAATTAGATGATATGTTACCAATTGAAACCATTAACATGTTAGAAAAGGAAATTGAAGCAAATCATGCTCCATTACATGATGTGAGAGCAACAAAGACCTTGCTTGATAATGTGAATAATCTATCAAGAGATGAATTATCTAATTTAGCTCTCATGGATGATAGTACAGTTAGTAATATACTTGATAATAGGCCATTTGATAATATTGACGAGATATTAAATAATATTACTTATGGATTCAGTAGTCATAAAAAACAGAGAATACTAAGTGTATTAGAGGCAGGTATTTTTAAGGATGAGATACATAAATATATTAATAATTATCCACAAAAAATCAGAATCTTAGGATATAAAAATAAAGATATTCTGAATCAATTTAAAAATAATATTAATAATAACTTAATAGGAGATAATGGAAAAATATGCCAATAG